From a region of the Fischerella sp. JS2 genome:
- the csm5 gene encoding type III-A CRISPR-associated RAMP protein Csm5 yields the protein MVVSLESALKKPDFYQSKKILMTSPILHIGSSVSRLYPFEYVQTDKKVYLPNLEALAKGLLAKGKRFFDDYIQAIEKRQDITKLLKQAFGSEWWKAKDAEDCPIFPKEAVSQKLTSERITDLRPMIRNGMGQLFIPGSSIKGAIRTAIAYYLLKHADRFQLPSSKRVSEIEKKLREKLGKLNQHQQKFLDDELFMDSFFSEFHLTYQAINFPGKGPNTDFFRAIKITDSAPLLESTIKTKKGQEIPVNIPVVAEVVVSSRFSDYLAKYKASIYAEMVRNVQTEFTITLDTEMLSWFTHKQGMKLPFSNLDELLQICQEFTQEQWDYEHDYWQEIKNNPQASGKNLDFNYIREFYEPEKCPYSLRLGWGSGMNGTTIGLCLDDELREDIRDTCGLKAPGFEAPKSRRTVSNRNGEIKFVPGWVKFKNLQD from the coding sequence ATGGTGGTTTCTCTCGAATCTGCTCTCAAGAAACCTGATTTTTATCAATCAAAAAAGATACTAATGACAAGTCCAATTTTACATATTGGCTCATCAGTATCAAGATTATATCCCTTTGAATATGTACAGACAGATAAAAAAGTCTATCTCCCCAATCTAGAAGCTTTAGCAAAGGGTTTATTAGCAAAAGGAAAACGATTTTTCGATGACTATATTCAAGCAATTGAAAAACGCCAAGATATCACAAAACTTTTAAAACAAGCCTTTGGTTCCGAGTGGTGGAAAGCTAAAGATGCAGAAGATTGTCCAATTTTTCCCAAAGAAGCCGTCAGCCAAAAGTTGACATCTGAGAGAATTACAGATTTGCGTCCCATGATTCGGAATGGGATGGGACAATTATTTATTCCTGGTTCTTCGATTAAAGGAGCAATTAGAACTGCGATCGCATATTATCTATTGAAACACGCAGATCGTTTTCAACTACCTTCGTCAAAGCGGGTGAGCGAAATCGAGAAAAAATTGAGAGAAAAATTAGGAAAACTTAATCAACATCAGCAGAAATTTCTCGATGATGAGCTATTCATGGATAGTTTCTTCTCAGAATTCCACCTCACATATCAAGCGATAAACTTTCCTGGTAAAGGGCCAAATACAGACTTTTTCAGAGCTATCAAAATTACAGATTCAGCACCACTCTTAGAAAGCACAATCAAAACTAAGAAAGGTCAAGAAATACCTGTTAACATACCTGTTGTAGCTGAGGTAGTAGTTTCTAGCAGATTTTCGGATTACTTAGCTAAATATAAAGCGTCTATCTATGCTGAAATGGTGCGAAATGTCCAAACAGAGTTCACCATTACATTAGATACAGAAATGCTTTCATGGTTCACACATAAACAGGGGATGAAGTTACCCTTTAGTAACCTGGATGAACTCTTACAAATATGTCAAGAATTTACTCAAGAACAATGGGACTATGAGCATGATTACTGGCAAGAAATTAAGAACAATCCTCAAGCATCAGGTAAAAATTTAGATTTTAATTATATCCGCGAATTTTACGAACCAGAAAAATGTCCCTATAGTTTGAGACTGGGTTGGGGTAGTGGAATGAATGGAACTACGATCGGGTTGTGTCTTGATGATGAACTACGGGAAGATATTCGCGATACGTGTGGTTTAAAAGCACCTGGTTTTGAAGCACCGAAATCTAGGCGAACTGTGAGCAATCGTAATGGAGAAATTAAGTTTGTACCAGGATGGGTTAAATTCAAAAATCTACAAGACTAA
- a CDS encoding bifunctional pantoate--beta-alanine ligase/(d)CMP kinase, whose protein sequence is MRLLTTIVALRCYLDQRRLQNQLIEQERPSEFEVTGRPLTAVGLVPTMGALHKGHLSLIQRARQENATVIVSIFVNPLQFGPNEDFHRYPRTLDQDLQLCEQAGVDIVFAPTPEEMGVDLKNIQESKVTQVNPSSAMISGLCGRYRPGHFQGVATIVTKLFNLVQPDRAYFGQKDGQQLAIIKQLVVDLNFLIEIVACATVRETSGLAISSRNQYLTTTEKQQAVVLYGSLQKAQAAFRAGERNANKLIAAAQQEIAMVSSVSVEYIELVEPNTLMPIETVQEEGMLAIAARLGSTRLIDNTILRDRQPIIAIDGPAGAGKSTVARQVAAKIGLVYLDTGAMYRAVTWLVLHEGIALDDECAIAELASRCVIELAPGQDLQSPVQVWINHHDVTQAIRSITVTSNVSAIAAQSAVRQALVKQQQRWGKKGGLVAEGRDIGSHVFPDAEVKIFLTASVQERARRRLHDYQKQGQSEISLEQLEKDIAERDWKDSTRKVSPLKKAPDAVEISTDGLSVTEVTEKIVDYYQQRLSQF, encoded by the coding sequence GTGCGCCTGTTGACAACTATTGTGGCACTACGCTGCTATTTAGATCAGCGCCGTTTGCAAAATCAGCTTATAGAGCAAGAACGGCCATCAGAATTTGAGGTGACTGGCAGACCTTTAACGGCTGTTGGTCTAGTTCCCACTATGGGAGCCTTACACAAAGGTCATTTAAGTTTAATTCAACGGGCGCGGCAAGAAAATGCTACGGTTATTGTCAGTATTTTCGTCAATCCTTTGCAATTTGGCCCCAATGAGGATTTTCACCGCTATCCCCGCACTTTAGACCAAGATCTACAACTGTGTGAACAAGCAGGGGTAGATATAGTTTTTGCGCCAACTCCGGAAGAAATGGGAGTTGACCTGAAAAATATACAAGAATCAAAAGTTACACAAGTCAACCCGTCATCTGCTATGATATCTGGCTTGTGTGGTCGTTATCGGCCTGGTCACTTTCAGGGTGTGGCTACGATCGTGACTAAACTTTTCAATTTGGTACAGCCTGACCGAGCTTATTTTGGTCAAAAGGATGGTCAGCAGCTAGCTATTATTAAGCAGCTGGTAGTTGATTTGAATTTTTTGATCGAAATTGTTGCTTGTGCAACGGTGCGGGAAACATCTGGTTTAGCCATAAGTTCTCGTAACCAATATTTGACTACTACAGAAAAACAGCAAGCAGTTGTGTTGTATGGCAGCTTGCAAAAAGCGCAAGCAGCTTTTCGCGCTGGAGAACGCAATGCCAACAAGCTCATTGCAGCAGCGCAGCAAGAAATAGCAATGGTCAGTTCTGTATCTGTGGAATATATTGAATTGGTTGAACCAAATACTTTAATGCCAATAGAAACAGTTCAGGAGGAAGGAATGCTCGCGATCGCTGCTCGTCTTGGTTCTACACGTTTGATTGATAACACCATTTTGCGCGATCGCCAGCCAATTATTGCTATTGACGGGCCAGCCGGAGCTGGTAAATCCACTGTTGCCCGGCAGGTAGCAGCAAAAATAGGTCTGGTATATCTGGATACAGGAGCTATGTATCGTGCCGTCACCTGGCTGGTACTGCATGAAGGAATTGCCCTAGATGATGAGTGTGCGATCGCAGAATTAGCCAGCAGGTGTGTGATTGAACTGGCTCCGGGGCAAGACTTACAATCTCCAGTACAAGTGTGGATTAACCATCATGATGTTACCCAAGCAATTCGCTCAATTACGGTGACATCCAATGTTTCGGCTATAGCTGCACAAAGTGCTGTGCGTCAAGCATTAGTCAAACAACAACAAAGGTGGGGTAAAAAAGGTGGTTTAGTTGCAGAAGGACGGGATATCGGTTCCCACGTTTTCCCCGATGCAGAAGTGAAAATCTTTTTAACCGCTTCTGTGCAAGAACGCGCCCGTCGCCGCCTACACGACTATCAAAAACAAGGTCAAAGCGAAATATCTTTGGAACAGCTAGAAAAAGATATTGCCGAACGTGACTGGAAAGATAGCACCCGTAAAGTTTCTCCTTTGAAGAAAGCGCCAGATGCAGTTGAAATTAGCACAGATGGTTTGTCAGTAACCGAAGTCACAGAAAAAATTGTTGACTATTATCAGCAACGCTTATCGCAGTTTTAG
- the murQ gene encoding N-acetylmuramic acid 6-phosphate etherase gives MTDLQERGHLLTEQVNPNTQNLDQLSCLELVEIFNREDEKAVAAVAAAKIKLAQAIERTAECLQKGGRLFYIGAGTSGRLGVLDAAECPPTFCTPPELVQGIIAGGAGALLRSSEDLEDRFQDGEAAIQQRQVTQLDVVVGITAGGTTPYVHGAINAARQRGATTIFIACVPAEQVSVEADIDIRLLTGPEVLAGSTRLKAGTATKLALNILSTGVMVRLGKVYGNRMVDVAVTNNKLRDRALRILQDLTGLSREASDFLLERSGKWVKLALLMHWTGLDKQQGLQLLSENQGNLRAAIASGKTYNKS, from the coding sequence ATGACTGATTTACAGGAACGCGGACATCTGCTCACAGAACAAGTTAACCCTAATACTCAGAACCTAGATCAACTTAGTTGTTTAGAGTTGGTGGAAATTTTTAATCGCGAGGACGAAAAAGCAGTGGCTGCGGTTGCTGCTGCAAAAATCAAGTTAGCTCAAGCAATTGAACGTACCGCCGAGTGTTTGCAAAAGGGAGGACGGCTGTTTTATATTGGTGCAGGAACAAGTGGGAGGTTGGGAGTATTAGATGCTGCTGAGTGTCCACCAACTTTTTGTACCCCTCCAGAACTCGTACAAGGAATTATTGCTGGTGGTGCTGGGGCGCTACTACGCAGTTCCGAAGATTTAGAAGATCGCTTTCAAGATGGAGAAGCGGCGATACAACAGCGACAAGTAACGCAACTAGATGTAGTAGTTGGTATTACTGCTGGTGGGACAACACCTTATGTTCATGGTGCTATCAATGCTGCTCGTCAAAGGGGAGCAACTACAATTTTTATCGCTTGTGTACCTGCTGAGCAAGTGAGTGTAGAAGCAGATATTGATATTCGCCTATTAACAGGCCCAGAAGTGCTTGCTGGTTCTACTCGCCTCAAAGCTGGAACCGCAACTAAGCTAGCTTTGAATATCCTGTCTACAGGTGTGATGGTGCGCTTGGGCAAAGTCTACGGAAATCGTATGGTAGATGTAGCGGTAACTAATAACAAATTACGCGATCGCGCTTTAAGAATCTTGCAAGACTTGACGGGTTTGAGCCGTGAAGCATCAGATTTTTTATTAGAACGCAGTGGTAAATGGGTAAAATTGGCACTCCTAATGCACTGGACTGGCTTGGATAAACAGCAAGGTCTACAACTACTTTCAGAAAACCAAGGTAATCTCAGAGCAGCGATCGCTAGCGGTAAAACTTACAACAAGTCCTAG
- a CDS encoding septal ring lytic transglycosylase RlpA family protein yields MNQKHLWTVVAVCSTVLGMPLVGRTETAKKTAPSSPLLPSGDVEKVGEYQSPTANPASGAVIAKIHTHQVAGRPVATLYIRDIPVLSFLGQKSVANQETKVGEIGNVNGVSKALDTSSPTQIAATNGTGISLATQTSSKTEDPIQRASLVAAKINQLVLNKVDASKIIVSWKAPNASTTSKQDQNKRLNGQQKAGDRFVIKVNNQELVEIDQNTKLADTTNDPAQDALQVTNRLRRLIGNASPINQIANLPTRLPESLPAKLPHQIAVKVKDTFKGIASYYGHDFSGNKTATGERFNPNGMTAAHRSLPFGTRVRVTNTRNGRSVVVRINDRGPYIRGRVIDLSLGAARVLGMMGSGIAPVRIEVLGR; encoded by the coding sequence ATGAATCAAAAACATTTGTGGACTGTTGTCGCTGTGTGTAGCACAGTTTTGGGGATGCCCTTAGTTGGACGTACAGAAACAGCTAAGAAAACTGCTCCAAGCTCACCACTTCTGCCTTCAGGTGATGTGGAAAAGGTAGGAGAATACCAATCCCCAACAGCGAACCCTGCTTCAGGTGCTGTGATCGCCAAGATTCACACACACCAAGTAGCGGGTCGCCCAGTGGCAACGCTCTATATCCGCGATATTCCCGTTCTCAGCTTTTTAGGGCAGAAATCAGTTGCCAATCAAGAAACAAAAGTTGGTGAAATTGGTAACGTCAACGGGGTATCCAAAGCTCTTGATACCAGCAGTCCCACTCAAATAGCAGCAACCAATGGGACAGGCATAAGTTTGGCGACTCAGACTAGCTCAAAAACAGAAGACCCAATTCAAAGGGCAAGTTTAGTAGCAGCAAAAATTAACCAGCTAGTTTTAAATAAAGTAGACGCTAGTAAAATCATCGTCAGTTGGAAAGCACCAAACGCATCTACAACATCCAAGCAAGACCAGAACAAAAGACTAAATGGTCAACAAAAAGCTGGCGATCGCTTCGTCATCAAGGTTAACAATCAAGAACTGGTAGAGATTGATCAAAATACAAAACTAGCGGATACAACCAACGATCCAGCTCAAGATGCATTGCAAGTGACCAACCGCTTGCGCCGACTCATAGGCAACGCATCGCCTATAAACCAGATCGCTAACTTACCTACGCGTTTACCAGAATCACTACCAGCTAAGCTACCACATCAGATTGCCGTCAAAGTGAAAGACACTTTCAAAGGCATAGCCTCCTACTACGGCCATGACTTTTCTGGTAATAAAACCGCCACTGGTGAGAGGTTCAATCCCAATGGAATGACAGCTGCTCACCGCAGCTTACCTTTTGGAACAAGAGTACGTGTGACCAATACCCGCAATGGTCGGTCTGTAGTTGTGCGAATCAATGACAGAGGTCCATACATTCGTGGTCGGGTTATTGACCTCTCTTTAGGCGCAGCGCGCGTTTTAGGTATGATGGGTAGCGGTATTGCACCTGTACGAATTGAAGTTCTGGGAAGGTAG
- the glsA gene encoding glutaminase A, with translation MTNQEELAKNPSSLQAFIDDLYSKYESLQDGAVANYIPELAKVDPELFAISIVNVNGEIYEVGDYQQLFTIQSISKVFAYGLALMDHGRDYILTRVGVEPTGDAFNAIVLDEQSKRPYNPMVNAGAIATTSLIKGSDATERLNRMLNMFQKYIGHDVFVDISVFTSERTTGHRNRAMAHLMLNFGMIDKPIDEALDLYFQQCAVMVNCHDLAVMAATLAHKGVNPITNEQAIKSCYVKDILSVMYTCGMYNFAGEWAYKVGIPAKSGISGGIIAVVPNKMGIAVFSPRLDARGNSVRGVKVCEELSQRLGLHLFECSPFVNS, from the coding sequence ATGACAAACCAAGAAGAACTAGCAAAAAATCCATCTTCACTACAAGCTTTTATTGATGATTTGTATTCTAAATACGAGTCATTACAGGATGGAGCAGTTGCGAACTACATCCCAGAATTAGCCAAGGTAGACCCGGAGTTGTTCGCCATCAGCATCGTTAATGTGAACGGTGAAATTTACGAAGTTGGGGATTATCAGCAGCTGTTTACGATTCAATCGATATCAAAGGTGTTTGCATACGGACTCGCTCTTATGGATCATGGGCGAGATTATATATTGACCAGGGTAGGTGTAGAGCCAACAGGAGATGCATTTAACGCCATTGTCCTTGACGAACAATCCAAACGACCCTACAACCCAATGGTTAATGCAGGAGCGATCGCTACTACTAGTTTGATCAAAGGGTCGGACGCAACCGAACGTTTAAACCGGATGTTGAATATGTTCCAGAAATACATCGGACATGACGTATTTGTTGATATCTCAGTATTCACCTCAGAACGCACCACCGGACACCGTAACCGGGCGATGGCGCATCTGATGCTCAACTTTGGCATGATTGACAAACCTATTGATGAAGCGTTGGATCTGTACTTCCAGCAGTGTGCTGTGATGGTCAATTGCCATGATTTAGCGGTAATGGCGGCGACATTAGCTCACAAGGGTGTCAATCCCATCACCAATGAACAAGCGATAAAAAGCTGTTATGTCAAAGACATTCTGAGTGTCATGTACACCTGTGGGATGTATAACTTTGCTGGGGAATGGGCATACAAAGTTGGTATTCCTGCTAAAAGTGGTATCTCTGGTGGAATTATTGCCGTAGTACCCAACAAGATGGGAATTGCAGTATTTTCACCACGCCTAGATGCACGCGGTAACAGCGTCCGGGGAGTCAAAGTGTGCGAGGAACTGTCTCAACGTTTAGGTTTGCATTTGTTTGAGTGTTCGCCGTTTGTCAATAGTTAA
- the csm4 gene encoding type III-A CRISPR-associated RAMP protein Csm4, with protein sequence MSVWKLVKLNFGCSPAHFGEVGIGMEQTSDRVRSDALFSAWVSVYARLFGKNAVEELLQIFPSKEQPELTPPFRISSTFIYREVGQETIYYLPRPLKFPINYPDKDLAFFKTYKKLNYLPLEIWQRWYQKEGFQESDRQELIAQTTGKSEEKLKEAGTFDYKKAFKIEKFPKIAVDRVTRATNFYHTGFVQFEWEKNPAGLYFLVQFSPSGEKLVDKLKAALYLLGEEGLGGERSSGAGRFQVEWLELPETWKKVVNFSDGNHHALMSLFWDTPITTDFLNQASYDIQQRGGWIAENQLRRKMVRMFSEGSVFLVPPQGKLVDVTPNGFKKYRIYRSGISLSLPIKAQDK encoded by the coding sequence ATGAGTGTCTGGAAATTAGTTAAACTCAACTTTGGCTGTAGCCCCGCACATTTTGGGGAAGTGGGAATAGGGATGGAACAAACGAGCGATCGCGTCCGTTCCGATGCTTTATTTAGTGCATGGGTTAGTGTCTATGCGCGGTTATTTGGTAAAAATGCAGTTGAGGAATTATTGCAGATATTTCCTTCAAAAGAGCAACCTGAATTAACTCCCCCTTTCCGTATCAGTTCCACCTTTATTTACCGAGAAGTTGGACAAGAAACAATTTACTATCTTCCCCGTCCCCTGAAGTTCCCCATCAACTATCCTGATAAGGATCTAGCTTTTTTCAAAACCTACAAAAAGCTTAATTATTTGCCTTTAGAAATATGGCAAAGATGGTATCAAAAGGAAGGGTTTCAAGAGAGCGATCGCCAAGAATTAATTGCTCAAACTACTGGTAAATCGGAGGAAAAACTTAAAGAAGCAGGAACCTTTGACTACAAAAAAGCCTTTAAAATTGAAAAATTCCCAAAAATTGCTGTAGACCGTGTTACGAGAGCAACAAACTTTTATCATACTGGTTTTGTGCAATTTGAGTGGGAGAAAAATCCGGCTGGTTTATATTTTCTAGTGCAATTCTCTCCTTCTGGAGAGAAATTAGTAGACAAGCTAAAAGCTGCTTTGTATCTATTAGGAGAAGAAGGACTGGGAGGAGAGCGTTCGAGTGGTGCAGGAAGATTTCAAGTTGAGTGGTTAGAATTACCAGAAACCTGGAAAAAGGTAGTAAATTTTTCTGATGGAAATCATCATGCGTTGATGAGTTTGTTTTGGGATACACCCATAACAACTGACTTTTTAAATCAAGCTAGCTACGACATTCAACAACGCGGTGGTTGGATAGCAGAAAATCAACTCCGACGTAAAATGGTGCGCATGTTTAGCGAAGGTTCGGTTTTTCTTGTACCACCACAAGGAAAGCTAGTAGATGTTACACCCAACGGTTTCAAAAAATATCGAATTTACCGTAGTGGTATTAGCTTAAGTTTGCCAATTAAAGCACAGGATAAATAA
- the csx2 gene encoding TIGR02221 family CRISPR-associated protein: MAKILISPIGVGGRFKSQVNYDREYQEAYYKIGDISYPQSRFMAAVLYEHFKLDGIVFIGTVKSMWEEVYRFFCETNGVQKNDDYWLDLACKIDELKYDSPLNSLDLSPIEEILGQHSKCILIKYGITQDELWENFDRIFQIVEWLNTGDEIYIDITHSFRSLSLFLFLTVTFIKDLASEKQIKISGVYYGMLDVTRELKYTPVVDLNPLFEMTSWIKGAYSLQSYGNGNFIAELLKAQNENQLANQIEELSQSLNINNVNAIKQKSSILRNSLQKSVPKTPFQYLRKTLESFVKKFARSSVVKESEYHLELAGWYFENQRYATGYITLAEAIITYLCEIENKDIRNKNAREEMKSLLHKRDIENSKLAQLYFKVNPIRKSIAHALLEEGNHAHDVRDAINNSKHYYQELKKIFQTGRIE; the protein is encoded by the coding sequence ATGGCCAAAATATTAATTTCTCCTATTGGTGTTGGTGGAAGATTTAAAAGTCAAGTTAATTATGACAGAGAGTACCAAGAAGCTTATTACAAAATTGGCGATATATCATATCCTCAAAGTCGATTTATGGCAGCTGTACTATACGAACACTTTAAGTTAGATGGAATTGTTTTCATCGGTACAGTGAAGTCAATGTGGGAAGAAGTATATCGTTTTTTCTGTGAAACAAATGGTGTGCAGAAAAATGATGATTATTGGCTAGATTTAGCTTGCAAAATTGATGAGTTGAAATATGATAGTCCTCTAAATTCTTTAGATTTATCACCAATAGAAGAAATTTTGGGGCAACATTCTAAATGTATATTAATCAAATATGGCATTACTCAAGATGAATTATGGGAAAATTTTGACAGAATTTTTCAAATTGTAGAATGGCTAAACACAGGAGATGAAATATATATTGATATTACTCATTCATTCCGTTCTTTATCCCTATTCCTGTTTTTAACTGTTACCTTTATAAAGGATTTAGCTAGCGAAAAGCAAATTAAAATTTCTGGTGTTTACTATGGAATGCTGGATGTTACAAGGGAACTAAAATATACACCAGTTGTTGACTTAAACCCATTGTTTGAAATGACTTCTTGGATTAAAGGTGCCTATAGTTTACAAAGTTATGGCAATGGTAATTTTATAGCAGAGCTTTTGAAAGCTCAAAATGAAAATCAATTGGCAAATCAGATAGAAGAACTTTCTCAGTCTTTAAATATTAATAATGTCAACGCTATTAAACAAAAAAGTTCTATCCTAAGAAATTCTCTACAAAAATCAGTTCCTAAAACTCCTTTCCAATATTTAAGAAAAACTCTCGAAAGTTTTGTCAAAAAATTTGCACGTTCCTCTGTTGTCAAAGAATCAGAATATCATTTAGAACTAGCTGGTTGGTATTTTGAAAATCAACGATATGCTACTGGATATATTACTCTAGCTGAGGCAATCATTACTTATTTATGCGAAATTGAAAACAAAGATATTAGAAATAAGAATGCGCGAGAAGAAATGAAAAGTTTACTGCATAAAAGAGATATAGAAAATAGTAAATTAGCTCAGTTATATTTTAAAGTTAATCCAATTCGTAAAAGTATCGCTCATGCTTTATTAGAAGAAGGAAACCATGCGCATGATGTCCGTGATGCAATCAATAATTCTAAACACTATTATCAAGAATTGAAAAAAATATTTCAAACAGGGAGAATTGAATAA
- a CDS encoding DUF3110 domain-containing protein, producing the protein MITPMRVFVLIFNAGTDNEGIHTVREGDRNKILMFESEDDATRFALMLEAQDFPTPIVESIDAEEIKEFCQSAGYDWEIVTENSGLVVPPEINVEETDWKPDTETEQPQTDTQESPSEAELSDSELDSIRRRLEGLL; encoded by the coding sequence ATGATTACACCCATGCGTGTTTTTGTGTTAATCTTCAATGCTGGCACAGATAACGAAGGAATCCACACAGTTCGAGAAGGCGATCGCAATAAAATTCTCATGTTTGAGTCAGAAGACGACGCTACCCGCTTTGCTTTGATGCTAGAAGCCCAAGATTTTCCTACACCCATAGTTGAGTCAATTGATGCTGAAGAGATCAAAGAGTTTTGTCAAAGTGCTGGCTATGATTGGGAAATCGTCACAGAAAATAGTGGTTTGGTGGTTCCCCCAGAAATCAACGTAGAAGAAACCGACTGGAAACCAGACACTGAAACCGAGCAACCACAGACTGATACTCAAGAATCACCATCAGAAGCAGAATTGTCTGATTCGGAACTAGATAGTATTCGTCGCCGATTAGAAGGATTACTATAA
- a CDS encoding response regulator, whose translation MNHPLMMVVDKLINELKLCNQLHYSGRLNIKSANGQKWVLYYYFGRIIWATGGTHPFRRWRRQIAQHCPSIDVDKLSLHSQEVSIDYWDYHLLVSLYKQQKVKREQIISVIENTIAELLFDIIQQANFYSISCDRNQEIILEAPISIAGADMSFKLMQESWKHWLEAGLKNISPNLAPTVRKPDQLHKQVSSAVYKNFVTLINGKYTLWDLSAKMKQSVLTVTHSLLPYISKGTVELVEVFDLPLRVVEVNNNSLIKKLTTDNSPLIAYVNNNPAVSQTLEDILISNGFRFINIQDTIHALSILIEHRPNLIFLNLMSPVTSGYEICAQIRRVSLFANTPIVILTDSDSLLDRVRAKVVGSTDLLAKPVSSDKIMGIVRKYTQTNSK comes from the coding sequence ATGAACCATCCGCTCATGATGGTAGTAGATAAATTAATTAATGAATTGAAACTTTGTAATCAATTACATTATAGTGGCAGATTAAATATTAAAAGTGCCAATGGTCAGAAATGGGTTTTATATTATTATTTTGGCAGAATAATTTGGGCAACCGGAGGTACTCATCCCTTTCGACGTTGGCGACGACAAATTGCTCAACACTGTCCTAGTATTGATGTCGATAAATTATCTTTGCACTCTCAAGAAGTATCTATCGATTACTGGGATTATCATCTGCTAGTTTCTCTATACAAGCAACAAAAAGTTAAGCGCGAACAAATAATATCTGTTATAGAAAACACAATTGCAGAGTTATTATTTGATATCATTCAACAAGCAAATTTTTACTCTATAAGTTGCGATCGCAACCAAGAAATCATCTTAGAAGCACCAATCAGTATCGCAGGTGCAGATATGTCTTTCAAACTGATGCAAGAGTCTTGGAAACATTGGTTAGAAGCTGGTTTGAAGAATATATCACCTAATTTAGCCCCAACAGTACGAAAACCAGATCAACTCCATAAACAGGTAAGTTCAGCAGTATACAAGAATTTTGTGACTTTAATCAATGGCAAATATACTCTATGGGATTTAAGCGCAAAAATGAAGCAAAGCGTACTTACAGTTACCCATTCTTTGCTTCCTTATATATCCAAAGGAACAGTTGAATTAGTAGAAGTTTTTGATTTACCTTTACGAGTTGTTGAAGTTAATAATAACTCTTTAATAAAAAAACTCACAACTGACAATAGTCCACTTATTGCTTATGTCAATAACAACCCTGCGGTTAGTCAAACACTAGAGGATATTCTCATTTCTAATGGATTTAGATTTATTAATATTCAAGATACCATTCATGCGCTATCAATCCTAATTGAGCATAGACCAAACCTGATTTTTTTGAATTTGATGTCGCCAGTTACCAGTGGTTACGAAATCTGCGCTCAAATCAGGCGTGTTTCCCTATTTGCTAATACACCTATAGTTATTTTGACAGACAGCGATAGTCTTTTAGACCGAGTTCGAGCTAAAGTAGTAGGTTCTACAGATTTACTCGCCAAACCTGTATCATCTGACAAAATAATGGGTATAGTACGTAAATACACACAAACCAATTCAAAATAA
- the cas6 gene encoding CRISPR system precrRNA processing endoribonuclease RAMP protein Cas6, which yields MLIRSTWILSVSEPTILPRSYSLELVKQLHQQLGLEMGNEAISSVSYSGIIGSCSTSRDFFTFHPEEFYKLSLSGLQEVSAKTISHLNLSDSLEFLGTKFNILNREDEITSYEELYTTLVANEPEPIRRFELQFVTPTAFSQVGTNLPLPVPNLMFRSWLERWNNFAPVYLGGDELIAYFSNAILLKNHKIQTKSWQLHRGYVNGFVGDVTLQMFNRADSLLANVANLLVQYARFTGTGMKTRLGMGQTQIPTLTNQEN from the coding sequence ATGCTAATTCGTTCTACCTGGATATTAAGCGTATCCGAACCGACAATTTTACCCCGTTCCTATAGCTTGGAACTGGTAAAGCAACTGCATCAACAGCTAGGTTTAGAAATGGGAAACGAAGCAATTTCTTCTGTTTCATACTCAGGAATCATCGGTTCATGCTCAACTTCTAGAGACTTTTTCACCTTCCATCCAGAGGAATTTTACAAATTATCTCTGTCTGGATTGCAGGAAGTTTCAGCAAAAACAATTTCTCATCTTAATCTCTCAGATTCATTAGAATTCCTTGGAACAAAATTTAACATCCTCAACCGCGAAGATGAAATCACCAGCTATGAAGAATTGTACACAACTTTAGTAGCGAATGAACCAGAACCAATCCGACGGTTTGAGTTGCAGTTTGTCACTCCCACAGCTTTTTCTCAGGTTGGAACAAATCTACCTCTACCTGTACCAAATTTAATGTTTCGCAGTTGGTTAGAACGCTGGAATAATTTTGCACCTGTTTATTTGGGAGGCGATGAATTAATTGCTTACTTCAGCAATGCGATTTTGCTTAAAAATCACAAAATTCAAACCAAAAGTTGGCAATTACATAGAGGTTATGTGAATGGATTTGTGGGTGATGTAACGCTACAGATGTTTAACCGTGCTGACTCTTTATTGGCAAATGTGGCTAATTTATTAGTTCAATATGCGCGGTTTACTGGTACGGGGATGAAGACACGATTGGGGATGGGACAGACTCAAATTCCAACTTTGACTAATCAGGAAAATTAA